The Candidatus Mycolicibacterium alkanivorans genome contains a region encoding:
- a CDS encoding nitrite/sulfite reductase — protein MTQPTKTARPPKTRDEGQWALGSREPLNANEQFKKDDDALNVRARIEEVYSKQGFDSIDKQDLRGRMRWMGLYTQREQGYDGTWTGDENADILEAKYFMMRVRCDGGALTAAGLRTLGEISTEFARDTADISDRENVQYHWIRIEDVPQIWAKLAGVGLQTTEACGDCPRVVLGSPLAGESLDEVLDPTWAIDEIVRRWVGDPTFSNLPRKYKTAISGLQDVAHEINDIAFIGVNHPEHGPGLDLWVGGGLSTNPMLAQRLGAWVPLDEVPEVWEAVTSLFRDYGYRRLRSKARLKFLVKDWGTEKFRDVLETEYLGRKLIDGPAPEQLKHPVDHIGVQRQKNGLNAVGVAPIAGRVTGTILTKVADLAEAAGSDRIRLTPYQKLVILDVADDKLDALREGLDTLGLPSAPSQWRKNLMACSGIEYCKLSFAETRNRAQVLVPELETRLKDLNSQLDVPVTVHINGCPNSCARIQIADIGFKGQMVDDGEGNSVEGFQVHLGGSLGLDSGFGRKLRQHKVTSAELGDYIERVVRNFVKQRQEGERFAQWAVRAQEEDLR, from the coding sequence ATGACCCAGCCGACCAAGACGGCCAGGCCACCCAAGACTCGCGACGAGGGCCAGTGGGCCCTGGGTAGCCGCGAGCCGCTGAACGCCAACGAGCAGTTCAAGAAGGACGATGACGCGCTCAACGTCCGCGCCCGCATCGAGGAGGTCTACTCCAAGCAGGGCTTCGACAGCATCGACAAGCAGGACCTGCGCGGCCGGATGCGCTGGATGGGCCTGTACACCCAGCGCGAGCAGGGCTACGACGGCACCTGGACCGGCGACGAGAACGCCGACATCCTCGAGGCCAAGTACTTCATGATGCGGGTGCGTTGTGACGGTGGAGCCCTCACGGCCGCGGGGCTGCGCACCCTCGGCGAGATTTCCACCGAGTTCGCCCGCGACACCGCCGACATCAGCGACCGCGAGAACGTGCAATACCACTGGATCCGCATCGAGGACGTCCCGCAGATCTGGGCGAAGCTGGCCGGCGTCGGGCTGCAGACCACCGAGGCCTGCGGCGACTGCCCCCGCGTCGTGCTCGGTTCGCCGTTGGCCGGCGAATCGCTCGACGAGGTGCTCGACCCGACGTGGGCGATCGACGAGATCGTCCGCCGCTGGGTCGGCGACCCGACGTTCTCCAACCTGCCCCGTAAGTACAAGACCGCTATCTCGGGTCTGCAGGACGTTGCGCACGAGATCAACGACATCGCGTTCATCGGCGTCAACCATCCCGAGCACGGACCGGGTCTGGACCTGTGGGTCGGCGGCGGACTGTCAACCAACCCGATGCTCGCCCAGCGTCTCGGCGCATGGGTTCCGCTCGACGAGGTGCCTGAGGTGTGGGAGGCCGTGACGTCGTTGTTCCGCGACTACGGCTACCGCAGGCTGCGGTCCAAGGCACGGCTGAAGTTCCTCGTCAAGGACTGGGGTACGGAGAAATTCCGCGACGTTCTCGAAACGGAATACCTGGGCCGCAAGCTGATCGACGGGCCCGCACCGGAGCAGCTGAAGCACCCGGTCGACCACATCGGCGTGCAACGGCAGAAGAACGGCCTGAACGCGGTGGGCGTCGCGCCGATCGCCGGTCGCGTTACGGGCACGATCCTGACCAAGGTCGCCGACCTCGCCGAGGCTGCGGGCTCGGACCGGATCCGTCTCACGCCGTACCAGAAACTGGTCATCCTCGACGTCGCCGACGACAAGTTGGACGCGCTGCGCGAAGGACTGGACACGCTCGGCCTGCCCTCGGCACCGTCGCAGTGGCGCAAGAATCTGATGGCCTGCAGCGGTATCGAATACTGCAAGTTGTCGTTCGCCGAGACCCGCAACCGGGCTCAGGTACTCGTACCAGAGCTGGAGACGCGGCTCAAAGACCTCAACTCGCAACTCGACGTTCCGGTCACCGTCCACATCAACGGCTGCCCGAACTCGTGCGCCCGCATCCAGATTGCCGACATCGGGTTCAAGGGCCAGATGGTCGACGACGGCGAAGGTAATTCGGTCGAGGGTTTCCAGGTCCACCTCGGTGGAAGCCTCGGGCTGGACAGCGGCTTCGGCCGGAAGCTGCGCCAGCACAAGGTGACCAGTGCCGAGCTCGGAGACTACATCGAGCGAGTGGTGCGCAACTTCGTGAAACAAAGGCAAGAGGGCGAGCGTTTCGCCCAGTGGGCCGTGCGCGCTCAGGAAGAAGATTTGCGATGA
- a CDS encoding Ms4527A family Cys-rich leader peptide, translated as MARMSAPHTLRSVALVARRHVDFKRVCTCCCLA; from the coding sequence ATGGCCCGCATGTCCGCCCCCCACACTCTGCGCAGCGTTGCGCTGGTGGCTCGGCGGCATGTTGATTTCAAGCGCGTCTGTACGTGTTGTTGTCTGGCCTGA
- the hemW gene encoding radical SAM family heme chaperone HemW, with the protein MGIGATTAGFPAVRRTPGTAFGIYVHVPFCATRCGYCDFNTYTAGELGGATPQGWLAAVRAELAMAACVVSDVTVDTVFVGGGTPSLLGGAGLASVLDAVRDNFVLGPDAEVTTEANPESTSAPFFEQIRRAGYTRVSLGMQSVAERVLAVLDRTHSPGRALQAAQEALAAGFEHLNIDLIYGTPGESDDDLRHSVDAALSAGVDHVSAYALVVEDGTALARRVSRGEIARPDDDVLAHRYELLDGWLSAAGLSWYEVSNWSRPGAECRHNLGYWNGGQWWGAGPGAHGFVGDTRWWNVKRPLAYAEQLGQGRAPVADFERLDDHDRHVEDVLLQIRLREGLPVGALSETEQRRATDAVTAGLLTHNGDRLVLTGRGRLLADAVVRDVLD; encoded by the coding sequence GTGGGTATCGGCGCAACGACGGCTGGGTTTCCCGCCGTGCGCCGTACCCCGGGCACGGCGTTCGGGATCTACGTTCACGTGCCGTTTTGCGCGACACGCTGCGGATACTGCGACTTCAACACCTACACCGCCGGTGAGTTGGGCGGGGCCACACCTCAGGGCTGGTTGGCCGCAGTGCGCGCCGAACTCGCGATGGCTGCGTGTGTGGTCAGCGATGTGACAGTCGACACCGTCTTCGTCGGCGGCGGTACGCCCTCGCTGCTGGGCGGTGCTGGTCTGGCCTCCGTGCTCGACGCAGTCCGGGACAATTTCGTGCTGGGGCCCGACGCCGAGGTCACCACCGAGGCCAACCCCGAGTCGACGTCGGCGCCGTTCTTCGAGCAGATCCGCCGGGCGGGCTACACCCGGGTGTCGCTCGGCATGCAGTCGGTGGCGGAGCGGGTGCTGGCCGTACTTGACCGGACCCATTCACCGGGACGGGCGCTGCAGGCGGCGCAGGAAGCCCTGGCGGCGGGCTTCGAGCACCTCAACATCGATCTGATCTACGGCACGCCGGGGGAGAGCGACGACGATCTGCGACATTCGGTCGACGCCGCCCTGTCCGCCGGGGTCGACCATGTTTCGGCCTACGCGTTGGTCGTCGAGGACGGCACCGCGCTGGCCCGTCGAGTCAGCCGGGGGGAGATCGCCCGCCCTGACGACGACGTGCTGGCCCACCGCTACGAACTGCTCGACGGGTGGCTCTCGGCTGCCGGACTGAGCTGGTACGAGGTCTCCAACTGGAGCCGCCCGGGCGCGGAGTGCCGGCACAACCTCGGGTACTGGAACGGCGGCCAGTGGTGGGGCGCGGGACCGGGTGCGCACGGTTTCGTCGGCGACACCCGGTGGTGGAATGTCAAGCGCCCCTTGGCTTATGCCGAACAGCTGGGCCAGGGTCGAGCCCCGGTCGCCGATTTCGAACGCCTCGACGACCACGATCGCCACGTCGAAGACGTGCTGTTGCAGATTCGGTTACGCGAGGGCCTGCCGGTGGGCGCGCTGAGCGAGACCGAGCAACGGCGTGCCACCGACGCGGTGACCGCGGGTCTTTTGACACACAACGGCGATCGACTGGTGCTCACCGGCCGCGGCCGGCTGCTAGCCGACGCTGTCGTGCGTGACGTCCTCGACTAG
- a CDS encoding bestrophin-like domain, which produces MEVRHGQLRDCRPIPTGHNAALSPFLTCVGLVYGALLGFTIVVAWEQFSSAEANVANEASTLTTMYRQTVGMPLPEQTQMRDLVRKYATAVEGPEWHQQDDAGTTHTARAALTDMYRVLGGAQSSVAASPIGQEFLGQLTVLASDRNQRILDGQPRIPGLLWTGLLFGGVVVVGLGGFMRLESTRGHLALLSAVAVLLGLLLFIVYWLDHPFGNQLGVTSAPFEHSLSVFDAIDRGT; this is translated from the coding sequence GTGGAGGTGCGCCATGGGCAACTTCGGGATTGCAGGCCGATTCCGACGGGGCACAATGCAGCGCTGTCGCCGTTTTTGACCTGTGTCGGGCTGGTTTACGGCGCTCTTTTGGGATTCACCATCGTCGTGGCCTGGGAGCAGTTCTCCTCCGCCGAGGCGAACGTCGCGAACGAGGCGTCCACGTTGACAACGATGTACCGGCAGACCGTCGGCATGCCCCTGCCGGAGCAGACCCAGATGCGCGATTTGGTCCGCAAATACGCGACGGCGGTTGAGGGCCCCGAATGGCATCAGCAAGACGATGCCGGTACCACCCACACCGCGCGCGCCGCGCTCACTGATATGTACCGGGTGCTCGGCGGTGCGCAATCCAGCGTCGCGGCGAGCCCGATCGGTCAGGAGTTTCTCGGCCAGCTGACCGTTCTGGCGTCGGATCGCAACCAGCGAATCCTGGATGGCCAACCTCGAATACCGGGGTTGCTGTGGACCGGTCTGCTCTTCGGCGGTGTCGTCGTCGTGGGGCTCGGCGGTTTCATGCGCCTGGAGAGCACACGTGGTCACCTGGCTCTGTTGAGCGCGGTCGCCGTCCTGCTCGGTCTGCTGCTGTTCATCGTCTACTGGCTCGACCACCCGTTCGGGAACCAACTGGGCGTCACTTCCGCACCGTTTGAGCACTCCCTGAGCGTTTTCGACGCCATCGACCGTGGGACATGA
- a CDS encoding transposase, whose product MLPGLTLPASWRSLLDLFRPAFRRGSTFALFTLLATGLAARTTRRTVVGMLAGAGMAAAVSFHSACRFFSHHAWDVDPIGLVLARLIVDRLLPDGAPITVVVDDTLFRRWGPKVHAAYWTHDGSAQDPNALGRGNRWVIVGIVLTLRFCTRPV is encoded by the coding sequence ATGCTTCCGGGCCTGACCCTACCCGCATCGTGGCGTTCGCTGTTGGACCTGTTTCGGCCCGCGTTTCGCCGCGGATCGACGTTCGCGTTGTTCACGCTGCTGGCTACCGGGCTGGCGGCGCGGACCACCCGGCGCACGGTGGTGGGGATGCTCGCCGGAGCGGGCATGGCTGCGGCGGTGTCGTTCCACTCGGCGTGCCGGTTCTTCTCCCACCACGCCTGGGACGTCGACCCGATCGGGCTGGTGCTGGCCCGGCTGATCGTGGATCGGCTGCTGCCCGATGGGGCACCGATCACGGTGGTCGTCGACGACACCCTATTCCGCCGCTGGGGGCCCAAGGTGCACGCCGCGTACTGGACCCACGACGGCTCCGCCCAGGACCCCAACGCGCTGGGCCGCGGCAACCGGTGGGTGATCGTCGGCATCGTCCTCACGCTGCGGTTCTGTACCCGCCCGGTGTAG
- a CDS encoding type II toxin-antitoxin system VapB family antitoxin: MIFKGVREGKPYPEHGLTYRDWSQIPPRQIRLDELVTTTTVLALDRLLSEDSTFYGDLFPHAVKWHGVVYLEDGLHRAVRAALRNRTVLHARVFDMDAGPEASY; this comes from the coding sequence ATGATCTTCAAGGGCGTGCGCGAAGGAAAGCCGTACCCCGAACACGGGCTCACCTACCGGGACTGGTCGCAGATCCCGCCGCGCCAGATCCGCCTCGACGAGTTGGTCACCACCACGACCGTGTTGGCGCTGGACCGATTGCTGTCGGAGGACTCGACCTTCTACGGCGACCTGTTTCCCCATGCGGTCAAGTGGCATGGCGTGGTCTATCTCGAGGACGGACTGCACAGAGCGGTTCGGGCGGCACTGCGTAACCGCACGGTGTTGCATGCGCGGGTGTTCGACATGGACGCCGGTCCCGAGGCGTCCTACTAG
- the hrcA gene encoding heat-inducible transcriptional repressor HrcA, with product MGSADDRRYEVLRAIVADFVATKEPIGSKALVERHNLGVSSATVRNDMAVLEAEGYIAQPHTSSGRVPTEKGYREFVDRIDDVKPLSSSERRAILRFLESGVDLDDVLRRAVKLLAQLTRQVAIVQYPTMSTSTVRHLEVVALTPARLLMVVITDSGRVDQRIVELGDTIDDHQLSQLRELLGQALEGKRLAAASAAVADLAARLDGSGGLGDAVGRSATVLLESLVEHNEERLLMGGTANLTRNTADFGGSLRSILEALEEQVVVLRLLAAQQEAGKVTVRIGHETEAEQMVGTSVVTTTYGRLGTVFGGMGVLGPTRMDYPGTIANVAAVAMYIGEVLGNR from the coding sequence ATGGGAAGTGCCGACGACCGTCGCTATGAGGTGCTCCGTGCCATCGTCGCCGACTTCGTCGCGACCAAGGAGCCGATCGGCTCCAAGGCTCTTGTCGAGCGCCACAACCTCGGGGTCTCCAGCGCCACCGTGCGCAACGATATGGCGGTGCTGGAAGCCGAGGGCTACATCGCCCAACCGCACACGAGCTCGGGTCGGGTGCCCACCGAGAAGGGCTATCGAGAGTTCGTCGACAGGATCGACGACGTCAAACCGCTGTCCTCTTCGGAACGCCGCGCGATCCTGCGGTTCCTGGAGTCCGGCGTCGACCTCGACGACGTGCTGCGCCGCGCCGTGAAGCTGCTGGCTCAGCTCACCCGGCAGGTCGCAATCGTCCAGTACCCGACGATGTCCACGTCCACGGTGCGCCACCTCGAGGTCGTCGCGCTGACCCCGGCCCGGCTGCTGATGGTGGTCATCACCGACTCCGGCCGCGTCGACCAGCGCATCGTCGAACTCGGCGACACCATCGACGACCATCAGCTCTCCCAGCTGCGCGAGCTGCTCGGTCAGGCGCTGGAGGGCAAGCGACTCGCGGCGGCCTCGGCCGCGGTGGCCGACCTGGCCGCCCGGCTCGACGGCTCCGGCGGGCTCGGTGACGCCGTCGGCCGCTCCGCGACTGTGCTGCTGGAGTCGTTGGTGGAGCACAACGAGGAGCGGCTGCTGATGGGTGGCACCGCCAATCTGACCCGCAACACCGCAGACTTCGGCGGGTCGCTGCGTTCCATCCTCGAGGCGCTCGAGGAGCAGGTGGTGGTGCTTCGCCTGCTGGCCGCCCAGCAGGAGGCGGGTAAGGTCACGGTGCGTATCGGTCACGAGACCGAGGCCGAGCAGATGGTCGGCACGTCGGTGGTGACCACTACCTACGGCAGGTTGGGCACCGTCTTCGGCGGCATGGGTGTGTTGGGACCCACCCGGATGGACTATCCGGGAACTATCGCCAACGTCGCGGCGGTTGCGATGTACATCGGCGAAGTCCTAGGCAACCGGTAG
- the dnaJ gene encoding molecular chaperone DnaJ codes for MARDYYGLLGVSKGASDQEIKRAYRKLARELHPDVNPDEEAQHKFKEISAAYEVLSDPEKRRVVDLGGDPLENAAAANGFAGFGGLGDVFEAFFGGGTGSRGPVGRVRPGSDSLLRMRLDLSECATGVTKQVTVDTAVLCDICQGKGTHGNSTPVTCNICGGRGEVQSVQRSLLGQVMTSRPCPTCRGVGEVIPDPCHRCGGDGRVRARRDISVKIPAGVGDGMRVRLAAQGEVGPGGGPAGDVYVEVHEQPHDIFVRDGDDLHCTVSVPMADAALGATVTVDAILDGLTEITIPPGTQPGSVTTLRGHGMPHLRSGVRGDLHAHIEVSIPTKLDARTQELLAELKTHSHEEAQVRSTHAQTANSGGGLFSRLRETFSGR; via the coding sequence GTGGCACGCGATTATTACGGCCTGCTCGGGGTGAGCAAGGGCGCCAGTGATCAGGAGATCAAGCGCGCCTATCGGAAGCTGGCCCGTGAGCTGCATCCCGACGTCAACCCCGACGAGGAAGCCCAGCACAAGTTCAAGGAGATCAGCGCCGCCTATGAGGTGCTCTCCGATCCGGAGAAGCGGCGCGTCGTCGACCTGGGTGGCGACCCGCTGGAGAACGCCGCCGCGGCCAACGGCTTCGCCGGGTTCGGCGGTCTGGGCGATGTGTTCGAGGCTTTCTTCGGCGGCGGCACGGGATCCCGCGGCCCGGTCGGCCGCGTGCGGCCCGGATCGGATTCGCTGTTGCGGATGCGGCTGGACCTGTCCGAGTGTGCGACAGGGGTGACCAAGCAGGTCACCGTCGACACCGCCGTGCTGTGCGACATCTGCCAGGGCAAGGGCACCCACGGCAACTCCACTCCCGTCACCTGCAACATCTGCGGCGGCCGTGGCGAGGTGCAGAGCGTTCAGCGTTCGCTGCTCGGCCAGGTGATGACGTCGCGGCCGTGCCCGACGTGCCGAGGGGTGGGCGAGGTCATCCCCGACCCGTGTCACCGCTGCGGCGGCGACGGTCGGGTGCGTGCCCGCCGCGACATCAGCGTCAAGATCCCGGCCGGTGTCGGCGACGGGATGCGGGTGCGTCTGGCCGCTCAAGGCGAGGTGGGCCCCGGCGGCGGCCCCGCCGGCGACGTCTACGTCGAGGTTCACGAGCAGCCGCACGACATCTTCGTGCGCGACGGCGACGACCTGCATTGCACCGTGTCGGTGCCGATGGCCGATGCCGCTCTGGGCGCCACAGTCACCGTCGACGCGATCCTGGACGGCCTTACCGAGATCACCATCCCGCCGGGCACCCAGCCCGGCTCGGTGACCACGTTGCGCGGGCACGGTATGCCGCACCTGCGCAGCGGTGTTCGCGGCGACCTGCACGCCCACATCGAGGTCAGCATCCCGACCAAGCTCGATGCCCGCACCCAGGAACTGCTCGCCGAGCTCAAGACCCACAGCCACGAGGAAGCCCAGGTCCGGTCCACGCACGCCCAGACAGCCAACTCCGGCGGCGGGCTGTTCAGCCGGCTGCGGGAGACCTTCAGCGGTCGCTGA
- a CDS encoding 16S rRNA (uracil(1498)-N(3))-methyltransferase, with protein MADTLFYTDTIPAVGQSAVVEGDEGFHAATVRRIRPGEWLVLSDGAGAMARCEVAEAGKRELSALVVQRWTAPRLVPSVTVVQAIPKSERSELAIELATEAGADDFIAWQAARCVARWEGDRAEKGLRRWRAVARSAARQSRRPYIPEVNGPVTTDSLAGLVAEQVKAGGAVLALHESAERPMAEMQVARAASITLIVGPEGGLNDGEIAALVAAGAAAVRLGPTVLRTSTAAAVALGALGVLTPRWTAEPAE; from the coding sequence TTGGCCGACACGCTGTTCTACACCGACACCATTCCGGCGGTCGGCCAGTCCGCCGTCGTCGAAGGTGACGAAGGTTTCCACGCCGCCACGGTGCGTCGCATCCGGCCGGGGGAATGGCTGGTGCTCTCCGACGGTGCTGGCGCAATGGCGCGCTGCGAGGTGGCCGAGGCGGGTAAGCGGGAATTGTCGGCCCTGGTCGTGCAGCGTTGGACGGCGCCGCGGCTGGTGCCGTCGGTGACGGTCGTCCAGGCCATCCCCAAGTCGGAACGCTCCGAGCTGGCGATCGAACTGGCCACCGAGGCGGGGGCGGACGACTTCATCGCCTGGCAGGCGGCCCGCTGCGTGGCGCGCTGGGAGGGCGACCGCGCGGAGAAGGGATTGCGACGCTGGCGCGCGGTGGCCAGGTCGGCTGCCCGGCAATCGCGGCGGCCCTACATCCCCGAGGTCAACGGTCCGGTGACGACGGACTCGCTGGCCGGTCTGGTCGCCGAGCAGGTGAAAGCCGGAGGCGCGGTCCTGGCGTTACATGAATCGGCCGAGCGGCCGATGGCGGAAATGCAGGTGGCGCGTGCGGCTTCGATCACGCTGATCGTCGGACCCGAAGGCGGACTCAACGACGGGGAGATCGCCGCCCTGGTAGCTGCGGGTGCCGCAGCGGTGCGGCTGGGCCCGACGGTGTTGCGGACGTCGACGGCCGCGGCGGTGGCACTCGGCGCGCTCGGTGTGCTCACCCCGCGGTGGACCGCGGAGCCGGCCGAGTGA
- a CDS encoding PhoH family protein: MKDHVTPRETTAGSPVRSSTTVPPDLVVGLLGSADENLRALESSLAADVHVRGNSVSMSGDAAEVALAERVVSELIAIVAGGQTLTPDAVRRSVAMVSGAENESPAEVLTLDILSRRGKTIRPKTLNQKRYVDAIDANTIVFGIGPAGTGKTYLAMAKAVSALQTKQVTRIILTRPAVEAGERLGFLPGTLSEKIDPYLRPLYDALHDMMDHEAIPKLMAAGVIEVAPLGYMRGRTLNDAFIILDEAQNTTAEQMKMFLTRLGFGSKIVVTGDITQVDLPGGARSGLRAAMDILDGIDDIHFAQLTSADVVRHRLVSEIVDAYAKAEQPALMNRAQRRSPRR; this comes from the coding sequence TTGAAAGACCACGTGACGCCCCGCGAGACGACTGCTGGCTCGCCCGTGCGCAGCAGCACGACTGTTCCGCCCGACCTCGTCGTGGGCCTGCTTGGTTCCGCTGACGAGAACCTGCGTGCACTCGAAAGCAGCCTGGCAGCTGACGTGCACGTGCGCGGCAACTCGGTGTCGATGTCGGGCGATGCCGCCGAGGTGGCGCTGGCCGAGCGGGTGGTCTCCGAGCTGATCGCGATCGTCGCCGGCGGGCAGACCCTCACCCCGGATGCGGTGCGCCGCAGTGTGGCCATGGTGTCCGGCGCCGAAAACGAGTCCCCGGCCGAAGTGCTGACCCTGGACATCCTGTCGCGGCGCGGCAAGACGATCCGGCCCAAGACGCTCAACCAGAAGCGCTATGTCGACGCGATCGACGCCAACACCATTGTGTTCGGCATCGGCCCGGCCGGCACCGGCAAGACCTACCTGGCGATGGCCAAGGCAGTCAGCGCGCTGCAGACCAAGCAGGTCACCCGGATCATCCTGACCCGTCCGGCGGTGGAAGCTGGTGAGCGACTTGGCTTTCTGCCCGGCACGCTCAGCGAGAAGATCGACCCGTACCTGCGCCCGCTCTACGACGCGCTGCACGACATGATGGATCACGAGGCCATCCCGAAACTCATGGCGGCGGGTGTGATCGAGGTTGCGCCGCTGGGGTACATGCGGGGAAGGACCCTCAATGATGCGTTCATCATTCTCGACGAGGCGCAGAACACCACCGCCGAGCAGATGAAGATGTTCCTCACCCGGCTTGGGTTCGGCTCGAAAATCGTTGTGACAGGCGATATTACGCAGGTCGACCTGCCTGGCGGGGCCAGATCGGGTCTGCGCGCAGCGATGGACATCCTTGACGGCATCGACGACATCCACTTCGCGCAGCTCACCAGTGCCGATGTGGTGCGCCACCGGCTGGTGTCCGAGATCGTCGACGCCTACGCCAAAGCCGAGCAGCCGGCCCTGATGAACCGGGCGCAGCGGCGCTCGCCACGGCGTTAG
- the ybeY gene encoding rRNA maturation RNase YbeY: MSIEVSNESGLDVSEEELISVARFVIRKMDVNPAAELSMVLLDTNSMADLHMRWMDLPGPTDVMSFPMDELEPGGRPDAPEPGPAMLGDIVLCPEFAAAQARAAGHTLGQELALLTVHGVLHLLGYDHAEPDEEKEMFALQRRLLEEWVADQVEGYHQDRQNEKDQRLLDKSRYFDEP; the protein is encoded by the coding sequence ATGAGCATCGAGGTATCCAACGAATCCGGCCTCGACGTTTCCGAAGAGGAACTGATCAGCGTCGCCCGGTTCGTCATCCGCAAGATGGACGTCAACCCGGCCGCCGAACTGTCGATGGTGTTGCTCGACACCAACTCGATGGCCGACCTGCACATGCGCTGGATGGACCTGCCCGGGCCCACCGACGTGATGAGCTTCCCGATGGACGAGCTCGAACCCGGCGGCCGGCCCGATGCGCCCGAACCCGGGCCCGCCATGCTCGGCGATATCGTGCTGTGCCCGGAGTTCGCCGCCGCGCAGGCGCGGGCCGCCGGGCACACCCTGGGCCAGGAGCTGGCACTGCTGACCGTGCACGGCGTGCTGCACCTGCTCGGCTACGACCACGCCGAGCCGGACGAAGAAAAGGAAATGTTCGCCCTCCAGCGTCGGCTGCTCGAGGAGTGGGTCGCCGACCAGGTCGAGGGCTATCACCAGGACCGCCAGAACGAGAAGGACCAGCGACTGCTCGACAAGTCGCGGTATTTCGACGAACCGTGA
- a CDS encoding hemolysin family protein: protein MTGISPLLGAIALIALGGLFAAIDAAISTVSVARVEELVRDERPGALRLARIMAERPRYINLVVLLRIACEAAATVLLVAFLWDDLGLKWGLVAAAAIMTVASFVAMGVGPRTLGRQHAYSIALASAVPLQAISVLLTPISRLLILLGNALTPGRGFRNGPFASEIELREVVDLAQQRGVVADDERRMIQSVFELGDTPAREVMVPRTEMVWIESDKTAGQATSLAVRSGHSRIPVVGENVDDIVGVVYLKDLVQRTYYSTNSGQDTSVAEVMRPAVFVPDSKALDDLLREMQRDRNHMALLVDEYGAIAGLVTIEDVLEEIVGEIADEYDTDEVAPVEELGDNKFRVSARLPIEDVGELYDVEFEDDLDVDTVGGLVALELGRVPLPGAEVVSHGLRLRAEGGRDHRGRVRIETVLVSRTELEDGEIDE from the coding sequence GTGACCGGAATCTCTCCGCTGCTCGGCGCGATCGCGCTGATCGCTCTGGGTGGCCTGTTCGCTGCCATCGACGCCGCTATCAGCACGGTCTCGGTGGCGCGGGTCGAGGAACTGGTACGCGACGAACGCCCCGGTGCGCTGCGCCTGGCCCGGATCATGGCCGAACGGCCGCGCTACATCAATCTCGTTGTGCTGCTGCGTATCGCGTGTGAAGCCGCGGCCACCGTGCTGCTGGTCGCCTTCCTGTGGGACGATCTCGGCTTGAAATGGGGCCTGGTGGCGGCCGCGGCGATCATGACCGTGGCCAGCTTCGTGGCGATGGGGGTCGGCCCGCGCACGCTGGGGCGCCAGCATGCCTACAGCATCGCGCTGGCGTCTGCCGTTCCGTTGCAAGCGATTTCGGTCCTGCTGACCCCGATCAGCCGGTTGCTGATCCTGCTCGGCAACGCGCTGACGCCGGGTCGTGGGTTCCGCAATGGGCCGTTCGCCTCCGAGATCGAATTGCGCGAAGTCGTCGACCTGGCCCAGCAGCGCGGCGTGGTCGCCGACGATGAGCGCCGGATGATCCAGTCGGTTTTCGAACTCGGCGACACCCCGGCCCGCGAGGTGATGGTGCCGCGCACCGAGATGGTGTGGATCGAGTCGGACAAGACGGCCGGCCAGGCGACCTCGTTGGCGGTCCGCAGCGGGCACTCCCGCATCCCGGTGGTCGGGGAGAACGTCGATGACATCGTCGGCGTCGTCTACCTCAAAGACCTTGTGCAGCGCACCTACTACTCCACCAACAGCGGGCAGGACACCTCGGTGGCCGAGGTCATGCGCCCCGCGGTGTTCGTGCCGGACTCCAAGGCGCTGGACGACCTGTTGCGCGAGATGCAGCGCGACCGCAACCACATGGCACTGCTCGTCGACGAATACGGCGCCATCGCCGGTCTGGTGACCATCGAGGACGTCCTCGAGGAGATCGTCGGCGAGATCGCCGACGAATACGACACCGACGAGGTGGCGCCGGTCGAGGAGTTGGGCGACAACAAGTTCCGCGTGTCGGCCCGCCTTCCGATTGAGGACGTCGGCGAGCTGTACGACGTCGAGTTCGAAGACGACCTCGACGTGGACACTGTCGGTGGTCTGGTGGCCCTGGAACTGGGCCGGGTCCCGTTGCCCGGTGCCGAGGTGGTCTCGCACGGGCTGCGGCTGCGCGCCGAAGGCGGCCGCGACCACCGAGGCCGGGTCCGGATCGAAACCGTTCTGGTCAGCCGGACCGAATTGGAGGACGGGGAGATCGATGAGTGA